In the Centroberyx gerrardi isolate f3 chromosome 9, fCenGer3.hap1.cur.20231027, whole genome shotgun sequence genome, one interval contains:
- the LOC144539769 gene encoding uncharacterized protein LOC144539769, which produces MVQCSLQDDCRRRQWYHIQCLSPEEQSRAAQATWYCSESCLHGAEHEDHVQNYSKAMIWEGLQHLARRDAVQEGDGEAMTEFWKLNMIQFWDRKHPNYFTIAFRMLAGIEGFYPERIQQDLKWNRVANLQGQAGGNIALDLVNEILNNEVKEMAHRSRGMYTDRQIQRCAETSGAFGKDLDRIFAVAGVGNSVSPQFSSGSAHKRIQADVAQFVSEYGKDGLFAFLPGRSHQGFDEFTYPRNIRDPQRMGELMKSFAKDMDLWRDNGDSLPVSAT; this is translated from the exons ATGGTCCAGTGCTCCCTCCAAGATGACTGCAGGCGCCGTCAGTGGTACCACATACAGTGCTTAAGCCCTGAGGAACAGTCCAGGGCCGCACAAG CCACATGGTACTGCTCAGAGAGTTGCTTGCATGGAGCGGAACATGAGGACCATGTCCAAAACTACTCCAAAGCAATGATCTGGGAGGGTTTGCAGCACCTGGCACGGAGAGATGCAGTTCAGGAGGGTGATGGAGAGGCCATGACAGAATTCTGGAAACTGAACATGATCCAGTTCTGGGACAGAAAGCATCCAAACTATTTCACGATTGCCTTTAGAATGCTAGCAG GAATCGAGGGTTTTTACCCTGAAAGAATTCAGCAGGACCTGAAATGGAACCGGGTGGCAAACCTCCAGGGGCAAGCAGGAGGCAACATTGCCCTTGATTTGGTCAACGAAATCCTCAATAATGAAGTCAAAG agaTGGCCCACCGCTCCCGAGGGATGTACACTGACAGGCAGATACAGCGCTGTGCTGAGACGTCGGGTGCATTCGGAAAAGATCTGGACCGCATATTTGCAGTCGCTGGCGTCGGTAACTCTGTGTCCCCGCAGTTTTCCTCTGGATCTGCACACAAGCGCATTCAAGCAGACGTGGCACAGTTTGTGTCAGAGTATGGGAAGGATGGCTTGTTTGCCTTCCTCCCTGGCAGGTCCCACCAGGGATTCGATGAGTTTACTTACCCTAGAAACATCAGGGATCCACAGAGGATGGGAGAGCTGATGAAGAGCTTTGCGAAGGACATGGATCTGTGGAGGGACAATGGGGATTCCCTCCCTGTTTCAGCCACATAG